Proteins from a single region of bacterium:
- a CDS encoding polymer-forming cytoskeletal protein — translation MPLVRRKRGDAPEVGFAQLGRGATMRGEARGSGLLILHGAFDGSIDLHGDLIVAEGAEASLTEGRALRLRVEGRVRGIVRVQGGIEISAGGRLAGEVEGRTLKTAPGGSCRGALRIGRRG, via the coding sequence GTGCCGCTCGTCCGGCGCAAGCGGGGCGACGCCCCCGAGGTCGGCTTCGCCCAACTCGGGCGGGGCGCGACGATGCGCGGCGAGGCGCGGGGAAGCGGCCTCCTCATCCTCCACGGGGCGTTCGACGGCTCGATCGACCTCCACGGCGACCTGATCGTCGCCGAAGGGGCGGAGGCGTCCCTGACCGAGGGGCGCGCGCTGCGGCTGCGCGTCGAAGGGCGGGTCCGCGGGATCGTCCGCGTGCAGGGCGGGATCGAGATCAGCGCCGGCGGCCGGCTGGCCGGCGAAGTCGAGGGACGGACCCTCAAAACCGCGCCCGGCGGGTCGTGTCGCGGGGCGCTGCGGATCGGCCGCCGCGGCTGA
- a CDS encoding HAMP domain-containing protein, giving the protein MPIRSPGNGIWGNNNSEGRTMDGGRRTGLKGKFTAGFALIGAGVAVSGAVLAAALGAGRAPLAAVLAAVVGAAAAAALGAYFGRGVAERLAAATEAVEALSEGRLDVRLRFGAGDEFGALAGALDGFAERLRTVVSALKKVAAGDLSENLRPAGAHDELAPAV; this is encoded by the coding sequence GTGCCGATCAGATCGCCGGGGAACGGCATCTGGGGAAACAACAACTCGGAGGGACGCACTATGGACGGCGGACGGCGGACCGGGCTCAAGGGCAAGTTCACGGCTGGCTTCGCTCTCATCGGCGCGGGGGTGGCCGTCTCGGGCGCCGTCCTCGCGGCGGCGCTCGGCGCCGGCCGCGCGCCGCTGGCCGCGGTCCTCGCGGCCGTCGTCGGCGCGGCCGCCGCGGCGGCGCTCGGCGCGTACTTCGGGCGCGGCGTCGCGGAGCGGCTCGCCGCGGCGACGGAGGCGGTCGAGGCGCTCTCCGAGGGACGCCTCGACGTGCGCCTCCGCTTCGGCGCCGGCGACGAGTTCGGCGCCCTGGCGGGCGCGCTGGACGGATTCGCCGAGCGGCTGCGGACGGTCGTCTCCGCGCTGAAAAAGGTCGCGGCCGGCGACCTCTCCGAGAACCTCCGGCCGGCCGGCGCCCACGACGAACTCGCCCCCGCGGT